A single Aspergillus puulaauensis MK2 DNA, chromosome 7, nearly complete sequence DNA region contains:
- a CDS encoding uncharacterized protein (COG:S;~EggNog:ENOG410PTB0;~InterPro:IPR014849;~PFAM:PF08738), translated as MAPFTDPRSNRLQAAYTSPQLDRTFEHTIHSATPNPSDDNVKVKVAYLAELRKLAPVLQNDINVFLTERMEEDKKSAEAQGRQLSKEEAKEEENYGEEVVEDDA; from the coding sequence ATGGCACCATTCACGGACCCCCGGTCGAATCGCCTCCAGGCCGCGTATACATCGCCGCAGCTGGACCGCACATTCGAGCACACTATCCACTCAGCCACACCGAACCCCTCCGACGACAACGTGAAAGTCAAAGTCGCATACCTCGCAGAACTCAGAAAACTCGCCCCTGTGCTAcaaaatgatatcaatgTGTTCCTGACCGAACGTAtggaggaggacaagaaatCTGCTGAGGCGCAAGGCCGTCAATTGTCCAAGGAAGAagccaaggaggaagaaaattacggagaggaggttgtcgaggatgatgctTGA
- a CDS encoding uncharacterized protein (COG:S;~EggNog:ENOG410PIJU;~InterPro:IPR013745;~PFAM:PF08539;~TransMembrane:1 (o542-563i)), with protein sequence MLRSPVTVSPERSASRSPLPPRRSVDDELDRPGSSGSDASSVISNATAISVPQTNTYQPGTSSPRSAVRTPPAANNGASGRLPTSFMPHPDPSSRKPSGRVHPPDLHKRSRHHSQGFFEPSLPTASLSDATLSASRIAAQAAMLSQHPSSTVQLPPNRTTDDGSVSPPPPLPASQPPRPGSASGQPQQQSIGHGVGQAAATTAANHVFPRIPPPGMEAHTYEREHKHKSEKSKIKLFSKPKHIGISRDKDVKDKGLPSPNKIPGLTRIVSASTTSLADTFPSNNSSMYNLSNASASTVVPADKPPVPEKDGVKEKEKDKTHKHHFLSRQKLKLKDLKDRDDHFNLPLSSAASNSRPSDPNAPQSLYSFTPASPSAATTSFSKSVGGLDLLHGGRALRDKKKEEKALQAEAEPPEWLANSTMAGAVSGGFAGPSSLGSTGGILAEAALRETLQGFGLHNMSPEDAWDFLKAKLLVIFDGEDVRIAIEDLNKLVLIHIQRCVQRRMPTAIVDDLRELLEAGFATLNHTLNGVPDEKLIPHLVQIWMLVFGTILPFIQAVFLPLDLEFKGCGSVMNSREAKEFWSIALDGEYPGCELEVRNLVLIAFRDMVVINRYDSLKATFSRLSLDSIKLGTSALSITTKSSSNSGRPGTAASLDGGFGSYSSQSSAFLNTAGSLSSDSPDYNRSRATSNTSSNPDQLIFQSFSSPSQRPTVIHRTNNTDTSHVITETVGRMLQCVSVLASVQTNDAPQERIETLSKDLKHNWLGRARTGRDRRGFVGAKIRPPIVARTSDDSTTDKDTNSMNGDTLSLPRQELSVL encoded by the coding sequence ATGCTGCGCTCGCCCGTCACCGTCTCCCCAGAGCGCTCTGCCTCTCGATCACCGCTCCCACCTCGCCGCTCTGTCGATGACGAATTGGACCGTCCGGGCTCCTCTGGAAGTGATGCCTCGTCGGTGATTTCAAATGCGACCGCCATCTCTGTGCCCCAGACCAACACATACCAGCCCGGGACCTCCTCCCCTCGATCCGCCGTCCGGACACCACCCGCCGCCAACAACGGAGCCTCAGGGCGCCTCCCCACCTCCTTCATGCCGCACCCTGATCCGTCGAGCAGAAAACCGTCAGGACGAGTCCATCCGCCGGATCTGCACAAGCGCTCGCGTCACCACTCGCAGGGCTTTTTCGAACCATCCCTCCCCACCGCTTCCTTGTCGGACGCGACGCTTTCGGCCTCGAGAATAGCAGCTCAGGCTGCTATGCTCAGCCAGCACCCGTCCTCAACAGTTCAACTTCCTCCAAATCGAACAACGGATGATGGATCAGTGtcgccccctcccccgctTCCTGCTTCACAGCCCCCGAGACCTGGGTCAGCTTCAGGCCAGCCACAACAACAGAGTATTGGACATGGCGTAGGCCAGGCCGCTGCGACGACAGCAGCGAACCATGTGTTTCCGCGAATACCGCCGCCGGGGATGGAAGCTCACACTTATGAGCGCGAGCATAAGCACAAGAGCGAAAAGTCCAAGATAAAGCTGTTCTCGAAGCCGAAGCATATTGGTATCAGTCGTGATAAGGATGTGAAAGACAAAGGGCTGCCGTCTCCAAACAAGATCCCCGGTCTAACACGGATTGTCAGCGCATCTACGACAAGTCTAGCGGATACCTTCCCCTCAAATAACTCGTCTATGTACAATCTGTCAAACGCCTCGGCAAGTACCGTTGTACCCGCTGATAAGCCACCGGTCCCTGAAAAAGATGGGgtaaaggagaaggaaaaggacaAAACGCACAAACATCATTTTTTGTCACGGCAAAAGCTGAAGTTGAAAGATTTGAAGGATAGAGATGATCATTTCAACCTTCCGCTCTCGTCTGCGGCGAGTAATTCTAGACCATCAGATCCCAATGCTCCCCAGTCGCTATATTCTTTTACGCCGGCTTCACCAAGTGCCGCTACCACTTCTTTCAGCAAGTCTGTCGGTGGATTGGACCTATTGCACGGCGGCCGGGCGCTCCGtgacaagaaaaaggaagaaaaggcgTTGCAGGCAGAGGCGGAACCGCCTGAATGGTTAGCAAATTCAACCATGGCTGGGGCAGTTTCTGGCGGGTTCGCAGGCCCGTCGTCGCTAGGAAGCACAGGAGGGATTCTCGCTGAAGCTGCTTTACGAGAGACATTACAAGGCTTCGGTCTCCACAATATGAGCCCCGAAGATGCTTGGGACTTCTTAAAAGcgaagctgctggtgatatttgacggtgaagatgtGCGCATTGCTATTGAGGACCTCAATAAGTTGGTTCTCATCCACATACAGCGCTGTGTGCAAAGACGTATGCCCACGGCTATCGTTGATGATCTACGTGAACTGCTGGAGGCAGGATTTGCTACCTTAAATCATACACTAAATGGCGTACCCGATGAGAAATTGATACCTCATCTCGTACAGATCTGGATGCTGGTGTTTGGCACCATTCTTCCATTTATCCAAGCTGTTTTCCTTCCCCTGGATCTTGAATTCAAGGGGTGTGGGTCGGTCATGAACTCGCGAGAAGCAAAAGAGTTCTGGAGTATTGCGTTAGACGGAGAGTATCCTGGTTGCGAGCTTGAAGTTCgcaacctcgtcctcatcgcctTCCGTGACATGGTCGTCATCAACCGATATGATAGCCTCAAAGCTACGTTTTCTCGCCTAAGCTTGGACAGCATCAAACTCGGAACCTCTGCCCTCAGCATTACAACTAAAAGCAGCAGTAACAGTGGCCGACCTGGTACTGCTGCATCACTTGATGGCGGGTTCGGCAGCTACAGTTCTCAGTCATCTGCCTTCCTCAACACCGCAGGAAGCCTCTCTTCTGATTCACCGGACTACAACCGTAGTCGCGCTACATCCAACACTTCGTCCAACCCAGACCAGCTCATTTTCCagtctttctcttctccgtcaCAACGGCCAACAGTCATCCACCGAACGAATAACACAGACACCTCACATGTCATTACCGAGACCGTTGGTCGCATGCTCCAATGCGTAAGCGTCCTTGCAAGTGTCCAAACAAACGACGCCCCACAGGAAAGAATCGAAACGCTCAGCAAAGACCTTAAGCACAATTGGCTTGGACGTGCCCGAACCGGACGAGATAGACGAGGATTCGTAGGAGCGAAAATTCGCCCACCTATCGTTGCGCGCACAAGTGACGACTCAACGACAGATAAGGACACCAATTCCATGAACGGGGACACGTTGAGCTTGCCTCGTCAGGAACTGAGTGTTTTATGA
- a CDS encoding uncharacterized protein (COG:S;~EggNog:ENOG410PXTQ), whose amino-acid sequence MYYDTDSDTTASTSYSNRFTPINSPKGKKIAKANNAAMKTEENDQYPSPIKTEETMEDNLTPTKAPALAANKAANTPTDKSATVTPRKRGRKPAGSATTTPSKKTKKDSGSTEDGEPSTPGNATTPSRATLPSIPASLAAAGPEDRMILRLRDEENRPWTEINKIFVEATNIKVGGSTLRMRYTTMKANFVGISEEDEARLMRIKKEVEEKFEGEKWHRITEAIIQDGGAKYPAAALQKKFKELSKQLNGAANGAAANGGDEK is encoded by the exons ATGTACTACGACACTGACTCTGATACTACAGCCAGCACCTCCTACTCCAACAGATTTACACCCATAAACTCACCCAAAGGCAAGAAAATTGCAAAGGCCAATAACGCAGCCATGAAGACCGAGGAAAACGACCAATATCCATCCCCGATCAAAACTGAAGAAACGATGGAA GACAATCTCACCCCAACCAAGGCACCAGCCTTAGCAGCCAACAAGGCAGCAAACACCCCCACTGACAAGAGCGCAACTGTCACCCCGCGCAAGCGTGGCCGCAAACCAGCAGGCTCAGCCACCACAACACCAagcaagaagaccaagaaggacaGCGGCAGCACTGAAGATGGCGAGCCTTCTACCCCTGGTAATGCCACTACACCTTCTCGCGCAACCCTCCCTTCCATCCCAGCTAGTCTTGCCGCGGCGGGCCCGGAGGACCGCATGATCTTGCGCCTCCGCGATGAGGAGAACCGTCCATGGACCGAGATAAACAAGATCTTTGTCGAGGCCACGAACATCAAAGTTGGCGGATCTACGCTTAGAATGAGGTACACGACCATGAAGGCCAACTTTGTGGGGATCAGTGAGGAGGAT GAGGCGCGCCTCATGCGTATCAAGAAAGAAGTCGAAGAGAAATTTGAAGGCGAGAAGTGGCATCGCATCACCGAAGCGATTATCCAAGACGGCGGCGCGAAGTACCCCGCTGCAGCGCTGCAGAAGAAATTCAAGGAGTTGAGCAAGCAGCTTAATGGTGCTGCTAATGGTGCCGCTGCTAatggtggtgatgagaaGTGA